The following proteins are co-located in the Equus quagga isolate Etosha38 chromosome 22, UCLA_HA_Equagga_1.0, whole genome shotgun sequence genome:
- the PURG gene encoding purine-rich element-binding protein gamma isoform X1: MERARRRGGGGGGRGRGGKNVGGSGLSKSRLYPQAQHSHYPHFAASATPNQAGGAAEIQELASKRVDIQKKRFYLDVKQSSRGRFLKIAEVWIGRGRQDNIRKSKLTLSLSVAAELKDCLGDFIEHYAHLGLKGHRPEHGHGKEPGSRRRQKHSAPSPPVSVGSEEHPHSVLKTDYIERDNRKYYLDLKENQRGRFLRIRQTMMRGTGMIGYFGHSLGQEQTIVLPAQGMIEFRDALVQLIEDYGEGEMEERRGGDDDQLELPEGTSFRVDNKRFYFDVGSNKYGIFLKVSEVRPPYRNTITVPFKAWTRFGENFIKYEEEMRKICNSHKEKRMDGRRASGEEQECLD, encoded by the coding sequence ATGGAAAGAGCCAGGCGAAGGGGAGGCGGCGGCGGTGGCCGTGGCCGCGGCGGCAAGAATGTAGGGGGCTCTGGCCTAAGCAAGAGTAGACTCTATCCCCAGGCCCAGCACTCCCACTACCCCCACTTCGCGGCTTCGGCCACCCCTAATCAGGCTGGGGGCGCAGCCGAAATCCAGGAGCTGGCCTCCAAACGAGTGGACATCCAGAAAAAGAGGTTTTACCTAGACGTGAAGCAAAGCTCCCGGGGCCGGTTCCTAAAGATAGCCGAAGTCTGGATAGGGAGAGGCCGGCAGGACAATATCAGAAAGAGTAAACTGACCCTCTCCCTGTCTGTGGCAGCGGAGCTGAAGGACTGTCTAGGGGACTTCATCGAGCACTACGCCCACCTGGGCCTGAAAGGCCACCGGCCGGAGCATGGCCACGGGAAGGAGCCAGGCTCCAGGAGGAGACAGAAGCACTCGGCACCTTCCCCACCCGTGTCCGTGGGGTCCGAAGAGCACCCTCACAGTGTCCTCAAAACAGACTACATAGAGAGGGACAATAGGAAGTATTATCTAGACCTCAAAGAAAATCAGCGGGGTCGTTTCCTAAGGATTAGACAAACCATGATGCGGGGGACTGGCATGATAGGTTATTTTGGCCACAGTTTGGGCCAAGAACAGACTATTGTCCTACCAGCGCAGGGAATGATTGAGTTTCGTGATGCCTTGGTTCAGCTGATTGAAGACTATGGTGAAGGGGAGATGGAAGAACGAAGAGGTGGAGACGATGACCAACTGGAACTCCCCGAGGGGACTTCTTTCAGAGTGGACAATAAAAGGTTCTACTTTGATGTGGGCTCTAATAAATATGGAATTTTCCTGAAGGTAAGTGAGGTGAGGCCACCTTACCGTAATACTATTACTGTTCCATTCAAAGCTTGGACAAGGTTTGGGGAGAATTTTATCAAGTATGaagaagagatgaggaaaattTGCAACAgccataaagaaaagagaatggatgGCAGAAGGGCCAGTGGTGAAGAACAAGAATGCCTCGACTAG